One genomic region from Carassius auratus strain Wakin unplaced genomic scaffold, ASM336829v1 scaf_tig00008181, whole genome shotgun sequence encodes:
- the LOC113071812 gene encoding fibroblast growth factor 14-like, with the protein MLLLVTVTQLQWLGLVGMALSEREMNGNGQENFNPECKFKESVFENYYVTYSSMLYRQSQSGRSWYIGINRDGQVMKGNRVKKTKGAAHFLPKVIEVAMYKEPSLHELVAEQSPPRKTVKTSDSPSHKNSRKEAPRADAS; encoded by the exons ATGTTGCTCCTGGTTACAGTCACCCAGCTACAGTGGCTTGGATTGGTGGGAATGGCTTTAAGCGAAAGGGAAATGAATGGGAACGGGCAG GAGAATTTCAACCCAGAGTGCAAATTCAAAGAGAGTGTGTTTGAGAACTACTACGTGACGTACTCCTCCATGCTGTACCGCCAAAGCCAGTCAGGACGCTCGTGGTACATCGGCATCAATCGAGATGGCCAAGTGATGAAGGGCAACCGCGTGAAGAAGACCAAAGGGGCCGCACACTTCCTACCTAAAGTTATCGAAG TGGCCATGTACAAGGAACCTTCACTGCATGAGCTTGTAGCGGAGCAGAGCCCTCCACGCAAAACTGTGAAGACTTCAGACTCCCCTTCTCACAAGAACAGCAGGAAAGAAGCCCCTAGAGCTGATGCTTCATAG